In Electrophorus electricus isolate fEleEle1 chromosome 6, fEleEle1.pri, whole genome shotgun sequence, a single genomic region encodes these proteins:
- the ndor1 gene encoding NADPH-dependent diflavin oxidoreductase 1: MSIPTLLVLYGSQTGTAQDTAERVGRQAQRRRMGVRMHALDTYNVANLISESLVVFVCSTTGQGDPPDNMKNFWRFLFRKSLPAGSLCRLDYAVLGLGDSSYAKFNFVAKKLHKRLQQLGASALLPVGLADDQHELGPDAVIDPWLVLFWQKTLSLYPLPAGVSPLGDQDPLPPRYVFHFLDEITEKLAEQPLPPDDHALPSSTHPFPARVVSNQRVTDPSHFQDVRHIEFDITGSKIQYSAGDVVMIRPCNSPEDVEHFCQLLRLDPDRYFTLTPTDGSTAPVPVRLPQPCAVRYLVERYLDVAAVPRRSFFELLASFATDEMERGKLAELSSPQGQDELHSYCNRPRRMALEVLADFPHTTAELNVNYLLDLIPEIQPRSFSIASSLLAHHNRIQILVAVVKYKTRLHKARKGLCSSWLASLDPSQGEVCVPLWVKKGGLKFPQDPHTPVIMVGPGTGVAPFRAAIQERIAQGKTANLLFFGCRSETKDFYCRTEWEEKVQAGHMTLFTAFSRDQEDKIYVQHRVKEQAKLLWDMIANRNAVFYIAGNAKQMPAAVCDALKEVFKQEGGMTESQAQEMLNSMEKTGLFQSETWS; encoded by the exons ATGTCGATCCCCACTCTCCTGGTTTTGTACGGCAGTCAGACAGGCACAGCCCAGGACACTGCCGAGCGAGTCGGACGTCAGGCCCAGAGGAGGCGGATGGGAGTACGCATGCATGCTCTGGACACTTACAATGTG gcgAACCTGATATCGGAGTCTCtcgtggtgtttgtttgttccacCACAGGGCAGGGTGACCCTCCAGATAATATGAAG AACTTCTGGAGGTTTCTGTTCAGAAAGTCTCTGCCCGCCGGTTCTCTCTGTCGCCTAGACTACGCAGTGCTTGGTCTGGGGGACTCCTCTTATGCCAA GTTCAACTTTGTTGCTAAGAAGCTTCATAAGCGGTTGCAGCAGCTGGGTGCGAGTGCGCTCCTCCCTGTTGGCCTGGCTGACGATCAGCATGAGCTGGG GCCAGATGCAGTGATTGACCCCTGGCTGGTTTTGTTCTGGCAGAAGACTCTGTCTTTATACCCACTGCCTGCTGGCGTGAGTCCCCTTGGCGACCAGGATCC GCTTCCTCCTCGCTATGTTTTCCATTTCCTTGATGAGATCACAGAGAAGTTGGCTGAGCAGCCCCTCCCACCTGACGACCATGCCCTGCCCTCTTCAACGCACCCCTTTCCAGCGCGAGTGGTGTCCAATCAGAGAGTAACAGACCCTTCTCATTTCCAGGATGTGAGACATATTGAGTTTGACATCACAGGCTCGAAAATCCA GTACAGTGCAGGCGATGTTGTGATGATACGACCGTGTAATTCTCCAGAAGACGTGGAGCACTTTTGCCAGCTACTGAGACTCGATCCTGACCGCTACTTCACACTCACTCCTACTGATGgcagcacag CGCCTGTCCCTGTGCGCCTGCCCCAGCCCTGTGCTGTCCGCTACCTGGTGGAGCGCTACTTGGACGTGGCCGCTGTGCCGCGGCGATCCTTCTTCGAGCTGCTCGCCTCGTTTGCCACCGACGAGATGGAACGGGGCAAGCTCGCGGAGCTGAGCTCGCCACAGGGCCAGGACGAGCTGCACAGCTACTGCAACAGACCCCGCCGCATGGCCCTGGAG GTTCTCGCTGACTTCCCTCATACGACAGCTGAGCTGAACGTGAACTACCTGCTGGATTTGATCCCTGAAATCCAGCCTCGCTCCTTCTCCATTGCGTCTTCCCTCTTG GCTCACCATAACCGCATCCAGATCCTGGTGGCCGTGGTGAAGTATAAAACCCGACTTCATAAGGCACGGAAAGGCTTGTGCTCTTCTTGGCTGGCATCTCTGGACCCTTCTCAGG GTGAGGTCTGTGTGCCCTTATGGGTGAAGAAGGGTGGTCTGAAGTTTCCCcaggacccacacacacctgtgataATGGTGGGGCCGGGAACAGGGGTCGCCCCTTTCAGAGCTGCCATACAGGAGAGAATTGCTCAGGGTAAAACAG CTAACCTGTTGTTCTTCGGTTGCCGGTCTGAGACGAAAGATTTCTACTGCCGCACAGAGTGGGAGGAGAAGGTTCAAgctggtcacatgaccctgTTCACTGCATTCTCTAGAGATCAG gaggACAAAATCTATGTTCAGCACAGAGTAAAGGAACAGGCCAAACTTTTATGGGACATGATTGCAAACAGGAATGCAGTCTTCTACATAGCGGG GAATGCCAAGCAGAtgcctgcagcagtgtgtgatgcGCTGAAGGAGGTTTTCAAGCAGGAAGGAGGCATGACTGAGAGCCAGGCCCAGGAAATGCTCAACAGCATGGAGAAGACAGGTCTCTTCCAGAGCGAGACCTGGTCCTGA
- the ntmt1 gene encoding N-terminal Xaa-Pro-Lys N-methyltransferase 1, whose product MEDVLAEDEQAFYSKAEQYWKEVPPTVDGMLGGYGSISSIDINGSKKFLQKFLGEGKGKTRPGCALDCGAGIGRITKRLLLPLFRTVDLVDVTQEFLDKARTYLGEEGKRVENYICCGLQDFQPQTGRYDVIWIQWVIGHLTDDHLVEFLRRCRSALRPDGLIVVKDNVAYEGVVPDDVDSSVCRDLGVLRHLVARAGLTVVHEEQQQNFPEEIYQVHTLALR is encoded by the exons ATGGAGGACGTCCTCGCTGAGGACGAGCAAGCCTTTTATTCTAAGGCAGAACAATATTGGAAAGAGGTCCCACCCACAGTGGATGGAATGCTCGGAGGTTATGGCAGCATTTCTAGCATTGACATCAACGGTTCCAAAAAGTTCCTGCAGAAATTCCTTGGG GAGGGCAAGGGAAAGACTAGGCCAGGCTGTGCGTTAGATTGTGGAGCGGGAATTGGCCGCATCACCAAGCGACTGCTCCTGCCGCTGTTCCGCACCGTAGATCTGGTGGATGTGACGCAGGAATTCCTGGACAAAGCTCGCACTTACCTGGGCGAGGAGGGCAAGAGGGTAGAGAACTACATCTGCTGCGGCCTGCAGGATTTTCAGCCCCAGACAGGACGTTATGATGTAATCTGGATCCAGTGGGTCATTG GTCACCTAACCGATGACCACTTGGTGGAGTTCCTGCGGCGGTGTCGCAGTGCGCTGCGTCCCGATGGGCTCATTGTGGTGAAGGACAACGTGGCCTACGAGGGTGTGGTGCCCGATGACGTGGACAGCAGCGTGTGCCGGGACCTGGGCGTCTTGCGCCACCTGGTGGCCAGAGCTGGACTTACAGTTGTCCACGAGGAGCAACAGCAGAACTTCCCAGAGGAGATCTACCAGGTCCATACGCTAGCCCTTAGATAG